A window of the Streptomyces griseochromogenes genome harbors these coding sequences:
- a CDS encoding TetR/AcrR family transcriptional regulator, which yields MTVMTTGSTSRADANRRRILDVALAELLRDPDASMDQIARAAGVVRRTVYGHFPSREALISTLVDEAVQSLADVDAGAREGVADPAEAVARSVLAIWEIADRYRLLVALAQRTVTVQGIRERLAPLRENKVRLLQRGLDEGVFSSPLPAQALAYVHEQMLFAVMEAVNDGLVAAQEAGRSATVTVLTAAGVPASSATGLVARVSEKPGG from the coding sequence ATGACGGTCATGACCACGGGTAGCACCAGCCGCGCCGACGCCAACCGGCGCCGCATCCTCGACGTCGCCCTCGCCGAGCTGCTGCGCGACCCCGATGCCTCCATGGACCAGATCGCGCGCGCCGCGGGGGTCGTACGACGGACCGTGTACGGGCACTTCCCGAGCCGTGAGGCGCTGATCAGCACGCTCGTCGACGAGGCGGTCCAGTCGCTGGCGGACGTGGACGCGGGAGCCCGCGAGGGGGTGGCGGACCCGGCGGAGGCGGTGGCCCGGTCGGTGCTCGCGATCTGGGAGATCGCCGACCGCTACCGGCTGCTGGTCGCCCTGGCCCAGCGCACGGTCACCGTGCAGGGCATCCGCGAACGCCTCGCACCCCTGCGCGAGAACAAGGTGCGACTGCTGCAACGCGGCCTGGACGAGGGCGTCTTCAGCTCACCGCTGCCCGCGCAGGCCCTCGCGTACGTGCACGAGCAGATGCTGTTCGCGGTGATGGAGGCGGTGAACGACGGCCTGGTGGCAGCACAGGAGGCGGGCCGCTCGGCCACGGTCACGGTCCTGACCGCGGCGGGCGTACCCGCCTCCTCGGCCACCGGTCTGGTGGCCAGGGTGAGTGAGAAGCCGGGCGGCTGA
- a CDS encoding MFS transporter, translating into MRLVMNEPVESADRPYARRWWALLVLCLSLLIIVMANTALTVAAPDMTRDLGLSSADLQWVIDGYTVPYAALMLLLGAIGDKYSRRGALVLGLVVFGGGAIAGYLAGSSTAVIAARAVMGVGAALIMPATLSLLAATFPRAERAKAITLWTATAGLAIAAGPVVAGALLRDHGWSSTFLINVPIAAVAIVGALILVPPSKAGHHDRIDYVGGLLSVVWTGSLVYMIIEGPHFGWGVKAVTAAVVAGAGLIAFVAWELRHPRPILDVRRFTNRRFAGSNLAVSLFFLAVFGAFYYLTQHLQFVLGYDALQTGVRMLPLAGAVFVGSALTGWLTPRVGMKWTVTAGMVGGTTALALLTRVDAGSTYGDFVAPLVILGLAIGLALSPCTDAIMGAFPESELGVGGAVNDTSLELGGSLGIAILGSLLATSYGNHLTDATAGSKLPASALETAQDSVGAGYAVAQGIGEKAHQAAAQAAHTSDPQQAAQLKQQAAQLASGARQMADAVGSAFSDAVAHTSLVGAVILGIGTVLVAVLLPRREAAVTEIPEDERELADSTAR; encoded by the coding sequence ATGCGACTCGTCATGAACGAACCGGTCGAAAGCGCGGACCGCCCCTACGCCCGGCGCTGGTGGGCCCTCCTCGTGCTCTGCCTGAGCCTGCTGATCATCGTGATGGCCAACACCGCCCTCACGGTCGCGGCGCCCGACATGACCCGGGACCTCGGGCTGTCCAGCGCCGACCTGCAGTGGGTGATCGACGGCTACACCGTCCCGTACGCGGCGCTGATGCTGCTGCTCGGCGCGATCGGCGACAAGTACAGCCGTCGTGGCGCCCTGGTCCTCGGCCTCGTCGTCTTCGGCGGCGGAGCGATCGCCGGCTACCTCGCCGGCAGCTCCACGGCGGTCATCGCGGCCCGCGCCGTGATGGGCGTCGGCGCCGCACTGATCATGCCCGCCACCCTGTCCCTCCTGGCCGCGACCTTCCCGCGCGCCGAGCGCGCCAAGGCCATCACCCTGTGGACCGCCACCGCAGGGCTCGCCATCGCCGCCGGACCGGTGGTCGCGGGCGCCCTGCTGCGCGACCACGGCTGGTCCTCGACCTTCCTGATCAACGTGCCCATCGCCGCCGTCGCGATCGTCGGCGCGCTGATCCTCGTACCACCGTCCAAGGCGGGGCACCACGACAGGATCGACTACGTCGGCGGTCTGCTGTCCGTGGTGTGGACCGGCTCGCTGGTCTACATGATCATCGAGGGGCCGCACTTCGGCTGGGGCGTCAAGGCCGTCACCGCCGCCGTCGTCGCGGGCGCGGGCCTGATCGCCTTCGTGGCCTGGGAGCTGCGCCACCCGCGCCCGATCCTGGACGTGCGCCGCTTCACCAACCGCCGCTTCGCGGGTTCCAACCTCGCCGTCTCCCTGTTCTTCCTCGCCGTCTTCGGTGCCTTCTACTACCTCACCCAGCACCTGCAGTTCGTCCTCGGCTACGACGCCCTGCAGACCGGCGTCCGGATGCTGCCGCTGGCCGGCGCGGTCTTCGTCGGCTCGGCCCTCACCGGCTGGCTCACCCCGCGCGTCGGCATGAAGTGGACGGTCACCGCGGGCATGGTCGGCGGCACGACCGCGCTCGCCCTGCTGACCCGGGTGGACGCGGGCTCGACGTACGGCGACTTCGTGGCGCCCCTCGTCATCCTCGGCCTCGCCATCGGCCTCGCGCTCTCGCCCTGCACCGACGCGATCATGGGCGCCTTCCCGGAGTCCGAGCTGGGCGTCGGCGGCGCGGTCAACGACACCTCGCTGGAGCTGGGCGGCTCGCTCGGCATCGCGATCCTCGGCTCACTGCTCGCCACCTCGTACGGCAACCACCTCACCGACGCCACCGCGGGCAGCAAGCTCCCCGCGAGCGCCCTGGAGACCGCCCAGGACTCGGTCGGCGCCGGATACGCGGTCGCGCAGGGCATCGGCGAGAAGGCCCACCAGGCGGCCGCACAGGCCGCACACACGAGCGACCCGCAGCAGGCCGCACAGCTCAAGCAGCAGGCCGCGCAGCTGGCCTCCGGCGCCCGGCAGATGGCGGACGCGGTCGGCTCCGCCTTCTCGGACGCGGTCGCCCACACCAGCCTGGTCGGCGCGGTGATCCTGGGCATCGGCACGGTCCTGGTGGCCGTCCTGCTGCCGCGCCGCGAGGCCGCCGTAACGGAGATCCCGGAGGACGAGCGGGAACTGGCGGACAGCACCGCGCGCTGA
- a CDS encoding DUF2127 domain-containing protein, whose translation MKIDWDRRTCARKGHVTYTPDEALLRDRLHARTALGDAWRCLRCGDFVLGEPHGSGPASDAPLVPRGKVLRDLFILRFLAIERAVRGVFIVLVAVAVWKFSNSQDAVRKLFNENLDVFRPVFRHFHYDLDHSPVVGSIQKAFGYKHSTLMLVAALLLAYALIELIEAGGLWYAKRWAEYLTVVATAAFLPLEIYELTEKISYLKIATLVLNILAVLYIAVAKRLFGLRGGRRAFEEERHSASLMEVEESAGVTV comes from the coding sequence ATGAAGATCGACTGGGACCGGCGGACCTGCGCGCGCAAGGGTCACGTGACGTACACACCCGACGAAGCCTTGCTGCGGGACCGGCTGCATGCCCGGACCGCGCTCGGGGACGCCTGGCGCTGTCTGCGCTGCGGCGACTTCGTGCTCGGTGAGCCGCACGGCTCGGGACCTGCCTCCGACGCCCCGCTGGTGCCGCGCGGCAAGGTGCTCCGGGACCTGTTCATCCTGCGCTTCCTGGCGATCGAGCGGGCGGTGCGCGGCGTTTTCATCGTCCTGGTCGCGGTGGCCGTCTGGAAGTTCAGCAACAGCCAGGACGCGGTACGCAAGCTCTTCAACGAGAACCTGGACGTCTTCCGCCCGGTGTTCCGCCACTTCCACTACGACCTCGACCACTCACCGGTCGTCGGCTCCATCCAGAAGGCGTTCGGCTACAAGCACTCCACGCTGATGCTGGTGGCGGCCCTGCTGCTGGCGTACGCGCTGATCGAGCTGATCGAGGCGGGCGGCCTCTGGTACGCCAAGCGCTGGGCGGAGTACCTGACGGTGGTCGCCACCGCCGCCTTCCTCCCGCTGGAGATCTACGAACTCACCGAGAAGATCAGCTACCTGAAGATCGCGACCCTCGTGCTGAACATCCTCGCGGTCCTCTACATCGCCGTCGCCAAGCGCCTGTTCGGCCTGCGCGGCGGCCGCAGGGCCTTCGAGGAGGAGCGGCACAGCGCCTCGCTGATGGAGGTCGAGGAGTCGGCGGGGGTCACTGTCTAG
- a CDS encoding AAA family ATPase — protein MAVARPRRTERDDSRDLTKRLRDHLGTAPTDRPVVKAAYPPYDLPNVHLALERWFATDGRSYELVGMRGAQHHGDLTLGDILEAAHRYDRFVIGAVDYAHPPISPDEELACVSCGLYLGTDGDERFALLLRGPADEYGRNKVEIEVLAQEKEFADRLLAEIDALVREHNVFRGQVLSFEGSEFGHGLGPFRFHRRSGITREDIVLPAGLLERVERQVVGVARRREQLRAAGQHLRRGLLLYGPPGTGKTHTIRYLLSHLPQFTAVILSGTSIQAIGPACALARMLQPALVVLEDCDLIAEARDYGGGEQPLLFQVLNEMDGLGDDADVAFLLTTNRADLLEPALAQRPGRVDLAVEIPLPDAESRARLLTLYGSGLGLGKEITDQVVTRTEGTTASFTKELVRRSVLIAAERESARTEPEDVRAALDELLSDRDQLTRRLLGVRGDEEGPTGADDDEDD, from the coding sequence ATGGCGGTGGCCCGGCCCCGTCGGACCGAGCGGGACGACAGCCGCGACCTCACCAAGCGGCTGCGCGACCACCTGGGCACGGCCCCCACCGACCGTCCGGTGGTGAAGGCCGCGTACCCGCCCTATGACCTGCCCAACGTCCACCTCGCCCTGGAACGCTGGTTCGCCACCGACGGCCGATCCTACGAACTGGTCGGCATGCGCGGCGCCCAGCACCACGGCGACCTCACCCTCGGCGACATCCTCGAAGCCGCCCACCGCTACGACCGCTTCGTGATCGGCGCGGTCGACTACGCCCACCCGCCGATCTCCCCCGACGAGGAACTGGCCTGCGTCTCCTGCGGCTTGTACCTCGGCACGGACGGTGACGAACGCTTCGCGCTCCTCCTGCGCGGCCCGGCCGACGAATACGGGCGCAACAAGGTCGAGATCGAGGTCCTCGCCCAGGAGAAGGAGTTCGCCGACCGGCTGCTGGCCGAGATCGACGCCCTCGTGCGCGAGCACAACGTCTTCCGTGGCCAGGTGCTCTCCTTCGAGGGCTCGGAGTTCGGACACGGCCTCGGCCCGTTCCGCTTCCACCGCCGCTCCGGCATTACCCGCGAGGACATCGTGCTTCCGGCGGGCCTGCTGGAACGGGTGGAGCGCCAGGTGGTGGGCGTGGCCAGGCGCCGCGAACAGCTCCGCGCGGCCGGCCAGCACCTGCGCCGCGGCCTCCTCCTCTACGGCCCTCCCGGCACCGGCAAGACCCACACCATCCGCTATCTCCTCTCCCACCTCCCGCAGTTCACGGCCGTCATCCTGTCCGGGACCAGCATCCAGGCCATCGGCCCCGCCTGCGCGCTCGCCCGCATGCTCCAGCCGGCGCTCGTCGTCCTGGAGGACTGCGACCTGATCGCCGAGGCCCGCGACTACGGCGGCGGCGAGCAGCCCCTGCTCTTCCAGGTGCTGAACGAGATGGACGGCCTCGGCGACGATGCGGACGTCGCCTTCCTTCTGACCACCAACCGCGCCGACCTCCTCGAACCGGCCCTCGCCCAGCGCCCCGGCCGCGTCGACCTCGCCGTGGAGATCCCCCTCCCGGACGCCGAGAGCCGCGCCCGCCTCCTCACCCTCTACGGCTCCGGACTCGGCCTCGGCAAGGAGATCACCGACCAGGTGGTGACCCGCACGGAGGGCACGACGGCATCCTTCACCAAGGAACTGGTCCGCCGTTCGGTCCTGATCGCGGCGGAACGCGAGTCCGCGCGGACGGAGCCGGAGGACGTCCGCGCCGCCTTGGACGAACTCCTCTCGGACCGGGACCAGCTGACGCGCAGGCTGCTCGGGGTGCGGGGGGACGAGGAGGGGCCGACAGGGGCGGACGACGACGAGGACGACTAG
- a CDS encoding Uma2 family endonuclease, with protein MSLAEDGRDLDEVVWQAWKAMELPEGYRAEIIEGAIEVSPTGRYSHSQIVFLLKEALGEFLRGGDFAARNDTNIIHENRAWVPDLFIVARDAERYVTDDGLGLAAAGVRVVFEVVSPGKRSQDRDRVKKRREYARAGIPVYVIIDDCDKQGTVTVLTEPQPDRADWLGVASVPYGTDVHLPKGPAKGFVIGDNITGPKRA; from the coding sequence GTGTCCCTGGCCGAGGACGGCCGCGACCTTGACGAGGTCGTGTGGCAGGCATGGAAGGCCATGGAACTCCCCGAGGGCTACCGCGCTGAGATCATCGAGGGAGCCATCGAGGTGTCGCCCACCGGTCGCTATTCACACAGCCAGATCGTCTTTCTTCTCAAGGAGGCTCTGGGAGAGTTCCTGCGAGGTGGGGACTTCGCCGCCCGGAACGACACGAACATCATCCATGAGAACCGCGCGTGGGTGCCCGACTTGTTCATCGTCGCCAGGGATGCCGAGCGCTACGTGACGGACGACGGTCTCGGCCTCGCGGCCGCAGGCGTTCGGGTTGTGTTCGAGGTCGTCTCGCCTGGCAAGCGCAGCCAGGACCGCGACCGTGTCAAGAAGCGGCGCGAATACGCCCGCGCGGGCATCCCCGTCTACGTGATCATCGACGATTGCGACAAGCAGGGCACCGTCACCGTTCTCACCGAGCCCCAGCCCGACAGGGCCGACTGGCTGGGTGTCGCGAGCGTCCCCTACGGAACGGACGTGCACCTCCCGAAGGGCCCCGCCAAGGGCTTCGTCATCGGGGACAACATCACAGGCCCCAAGCGAGCCTGA
- a CDS encoding pore-forming ESAT-6 family protein, which translates to MMANQDRRSYDTGASADVQTSLQGIIGRLETVLGDRERAVKAAMADYQADGVSDEYHGKEARWHKAAGEVRDIIRLVRTTLEQNDGTAQATLAKAKAAVDNIG; encoded by the coding sequence ATCATGGCCAACCAGGACCGTCGCTCGTACGACACCGGTGCCTCCGCCGACGTACAGACCAGCCTGCAGGGGATCATCGGCCGCCTGGAGACCGTGCTGGGCGACCGTGAGCGCGCGGTGAAGGCCGCGATGGCGGACTACCAGGCCGACGGCGTCTCGGACGAGTACCACGGCAAGGAAGCCCGCTGGCACAAGGCGGCAGGCGAGGTCCGCGACATCATCCGGCTGGTGCGTACCACGCTGGAGCAGAACGACGGGACGGCGCAGGCCACGCTGGCCAAGGCGAAGGCGGCGGTCGACAACATCGGGTGA
- a CDS encoding DUF6507 family protein encodes MTAWDIDPAGVHSVLSRTRTAAKGLAETGTAMQGNLEEAASAAGRLTEQEFGPYVTAGLVGSALAQFANHWNRDLLYIAKRTAQSLNGAGQATACYVAGSLEQAANAQQAAAKEPKVDLPGKGEAGRRTGGR; translated from the coding sequence GTGACGGCTTGGGACATCGATCCGGCCGGTGTGCACAGTGTGCTGTCCAGGACAAGGACTGCGGCGAAGGGCCTGGCGGAAACGGGCACGGCCATGCAGGGCAATCTGGAGGAGGCGGCCTCGGCGGCGGGCAGGCTGACCGAGCAGGAGTTCGGCCCGTACGTCACGGCCGGGTTGGTCGGTTCGGCGCTGGCCCAGTTCGCGAACCACTGGAACCGGGATCTCCTGTACATCGCCAAGCGGACGGCGCAGTCCCTGAACGGGGCGGGCCAGGCCACCGCCTGCTACGTGGCCGGCTCCCTGGAGCAGGCGGCGAACGCGCAGCAGGCGGCGGCCAAGGAGCCGAAGGTGGATCTGCCCGGCAAGGGTGAGGCAGGGCGTCGCACGGGGGGCCGGTAG
- a CDS encoding immunity 49 family protein produces the protein MTETVARHRRLNALDVADVQEMAEELEDTVQSLGTSATVFGLALNEALMQVQARLFIDPRASELPTWRATVSAMQVGHAAFAAAVANEGTVECRIIDEIRSLSATGPRFYANAGNWLTAFWFTIICRDQTRMTQMCGVPLEVLRASGARGDEYVYNWVDALQTYWLERPGLVEKLSITIDNSFPEVATIAPRDLLQNVLYPPINLFYQFLRKDHDAFNEALAEALQLHKGYWTADEKRVNDLGGSVALGPLAISCLAYDAGFPINVESDYLPKYLLEREWVGEFEV, from the coding sequence GTGACTGAGACAGTGGCTCGGCATCGCAGGCTGAACGCCCTGGACGTGGCCGACGTCCAGGAGATGGCTGAGGAGCTGGAAGACACGGTTCAGAGCCTGGGCACCTCGGCCACCGTCTTCGGGCTCGCCCTAAATGAAGCCCTCATGCAGGTGCAAGCCCGTCTCTTCATTGATCCGAGGGCGTCGGAGCTGCCGACATGGCGAGCAACCGTGTCGGCCATGCAGGTCGGCCATGCCGCCTTTGCCGCGGCAGTGGCGAACGAGGGAACGGTGGAGTGCCGGATCATCGACGAGATCCGTTCTCTCTCCGCGACAGGGCCGCGGTTCTATGCCAACGCGGGAAACTGGCTCACCGCCTTCTGGTTCACCATCATCTGCCGCGATCAGACTCGCATGACGCAGATGTGCGGTGTTCCGCTGGAGGTTCTCCGTGCGTCGGGTGCGAGGGGGGACGAATACGTCTACAACTGGGTTGATGCGTTGCAGACGTATTGGCTTGAGCGTCCGGGGCTGGTGGAAAAGTTGTCCATCACGATCGACAATTCATTCCCGGAAGTCGCAACGATTGCTCCCCGGGATCTTCTCCAGAATGTCCTGTACCCGCCGATCAATCTCTTCTATCAGTTCCTGCGTAAGGACCATGACGCCTTCAACGAGGCCTTGGCTGAAGCATTGCAACTCCACAAGGGCTACTGGACTGCTGACGAAAAGCGCGTGAACGACCTCGGCGGCTCTGTAGCCCTGGGTCCCTTGGCCATTTCCTGCCTTGCATATGATGCGGGCTTCCCGATCAACGTGGAGTCGGACTACCTTCCGAAATATCTCCTCGAACGTGAGTGGGTAGGGGAGTTCGAAGTCTGA
- a CDS encoding GNAT family N-acetyltransferase, which translates to MKPVIVRPFAAADLLGAARALVEVHETDGYPVEGVDDPQAWLRSEQVLAAWVAEADGVIVGHVAIMRPDGADAASLWIRQNGEDEAHVAVLARLFVLQAARGRATGRRLMAAAMGHALANNLRLVLDVMAKDVAAMRLYERLGWRKIGETTHRFGVGQTVPSVCYVAPNA; encoded by the coding sequence GTGAAACCTGTCATCGTGCGCCCCTTCGCAGCTGCTGATCTGCTCGGGGCCGCCAGGGCGCTCGTCGAGGTCCACGAGACCGATGGATACCCGGTCGAAGGTGTCGATGACCCACAGGCGTGGCTGAGGTCGGAACAGGTGCTGGCGGCGTGGGTGGCCGAAGCGGACGGGGTCATCGTGGGCCACGTGGCCATCATGCGCCCCGACGGTGCGGACGCGGCCTCCTTGTGGATCCGACAGAACGGCGAGGATGAGGCACACGTCGCGGTCCTCGCCAGGCTGTTCGTGCTCCAGGCCGCGCGCGGACGCGCCACAGGAAGACGCCTGATGGCAGCGGCAATGGGCCACGCCCTCGCCAACAATCTCCGCCTGGTGCTCGACGTCATGGCGAAGGACGTCGCCGCGATGCGGCTCTACGAACGCCTCGGATGGCGCAAGATCGGCGAGACCACTCATCGCTTCGGAGTGGGCCAGACCGTTCCGTCCGTTTGTTACGTCGCACCGAACGCCTGA
- a CDS encoding GntR family transcriptional regulator, with protein sequence MTGSASSMQQPPSRRIAGDLRRRIESGELRSGDKLPSERALAEQYGAARNTAREAIRLLTEQGLVTAKHGKGVFVREPQKLFRLGSDRYSVRNRETGLTPFRLEAERQGKVARIEVPSITRERPPTDIAERLQVSPDEESVVHRENHYFADDEPVQIVSTYLRWNEVQGTLLMQSRTGKDGIYGRLEELGHTMTRVRDEISARMPTPAEATTLKLLPGVPVLEVLHTSFDQDGVPFEVSRYVHRADRTGLLYELPVEG encoded by the coding sequence ATGACTGGGTCCGCCTCATCGATGCAGCAACCTCCGAGCCGGCGTATCGCCGGTGATCTCCGTCGTCGGATCGAGAGCGGGGAACTGCGCAGCGGTGACAAGCTGCCGTCCGAGCGCGCACTGGCGGAGCAGTACGGCGCTGCCCGTAACACCGCACGCGAGGCCATCCGCCTGCTCACTGAGCAAGGGCTTGTCACGGCCAAGCACGGAAAAGGCGTCTTCGTCCGAGAGCCTCAGAAGCTGTTCCGGTTGGGCAGCGACCGCTACTCGGTCAGGAACCGGGAAACGGGACTGACACCGTTCCGACTCGAAGCCGAGCGACAAGGCAAGGTCGCCAGGATCGAAGTGCCCTCGATCACCCGGGAACGGCCGCCGACGGACATCGCCGAACGATTGCAGGTGTCTCCGGACGAGGAGAGCGTCGTCCATCGCGAGAATCACTACTTCGCGGACGACGAACCGGTGCAGATCGTCTCGACGTACCTGCGCTGGAACGAGGTACAGGGAACCTTGTTGATGCAGAGCAGGACGGGAAAGGACGGCATCTACGGCCGGCTTGAAGAGCTCGGGCACACGATGACGCGAGTGCGGGACGAGATCAGCGCACGGATGCCCACACCGGCGGAGGCCACGACGCTGAAACTCCTGCCGGGCGTACCGGTTCTGGAAGTGCTGCACACGAGTTTCGATCAGGACGGTGTGCCCTTCGAGGTGTCCCGCTACGTGCACCGGGCCGACCGAACCGGATTGCTCTACGAACTCCCCGTAGAAGGGTAG
- a CDS encoding DUF7691 family protein — protein MSSSLSVYLLDVAATRALVGSRDDQLLEVIRDNFGDDLARDDDYFSHEIEQGAPTAYEALHAVVHGGPFSEDKEHAFQYGYAYKRLCSLTGSFLDNDCFTPHRGDWLSVVDQGLNALGITAVSVEDFSYGDLPAPLPNTFTPGCGEWTPDHIAQALEQFEATKRAVDESGQAPPLEPEVVEAVMQCLGWMRDAVGRPGYGVIGFRS, from the coding sequence ATGAGTTCTTCTCTGAGTGTCTACCTGCTCGATGTGGCCGCTACGCGTGCCTTGGTCGGCTCCCGTGACGACCAATTGCTGGAGGTGATCCGCGACAACTTCGGGGACGACCTGGCCCGCGATGACGACTACTTCAGCCATGAGATCGAGCAAGGCGCTCCCACGGCATACGAGGCCCTGCACGCGGTCGTTCACGGCGGGCCTTTCAGTGAGGACAAGGAGCACGCCTTCCAGTACGGCTACGCCTACAAGCGGCTGTGTTCGCTCACCGGCTCGTTTCTGGACAACGACTGTTTTACACCGCACCGAGGTGACTGGCTGTCGGTGGTCGACCAGGGCCTGAACGCTCTGGGCATCACCGCCGTGTCCGTCGAAGACTTCAGCTACGGTGATCTGCCCGCTCCTTTGCCGAACACATTCACACCAGGCTGCGGCGAATGGACGCCCGACCACATAGCCCAGGCGCTGGAGCAGTTCGAGGCCACCAAGCGGGCGGTCGACGAGTCGGGCCAGGCGCCGCCGCTGGAGCCAGAAGTCGTGGAGGCCGTCATGCAGTGTCTCGGCTGGATGCGGGACGCGGTCGGACGGCCGGGCTACGGCGTTATCGGCTTCCGTTCCTGA
- a CDS encoding DUF6507 family protein — MALSRVTLVGEHRRVDLVLPSQEPIGLLLPEVMRLLGDQVGARPQTRHLVAGDGSVLDPDDSLESAAVADGAVLRLVRIEEAASAAGRLTEQEFGPYVTAGLVGSALAQFANHWNRDLLYIAKRTAQSLNGAGQATACYVAGSLEQAANAQQAAAKEPKVDLPGKGEAGRHTGGR, encoded by the coding sequence CTGGCGTTGAGCCGGGTCACACTGGTGGGGGAGCATCGGCGGGTCGACCTTGTGCTGCCGTCGCAGGAGCCGATCGGGCTGCTGCTTCCGGAAGTGATGCGGCTGCTGGGCGATCAGGTGGGTGCGCGTCCGCAAACGCGTCATCTGGTGGCCGGTGACGGCAGTGTCCTGGACCCGGACGATTCCCTGGAGTCGGCCGCCGTGGCGGATGGTGCCGTGCTGCGGCTCGTGCGCATCGAGGAGGCGGCCTCGGCGGCGGGCAGGCTGACCGAGCAGGAGTTCGGCCCGTACGTCACGGCCGGGTTGGTCGGTTCGGCGCTGGCCCAGTTCGCGAACCACTGGAACCGGGATCTCCTGTACATCGCCAAGCGGACGGCGCAGTCCCTGAACGGGGCGGGCCAGGCCACCGCCTGCTACGTGGCCGGCTCCCTGGAGCAGGCGGCGAACGCGCAGCAGGCGGCGGCCAAGGAGCCGAAGGTGGATCTGCCCGGCAAGGGTGAGGCAGGGCGTCACACGGGGGGCCGGTAG